In one Musa acuminata AAA Group cultivar baxijiao chromosome BXJ2-5, Cavendish_Baxijiao_AAA, whole genome shotgun sequence genomic region, the following are encoded:
- the LOC103984447 gene encoding uncharacterized protein LOC103984447 isoform X1, which yields MVVELSQRIQSNMGLELPRPIDPHLKWKTTGKGRQRGARRARTSYAWGNQKNRMVNSFRSEGMMHKGPKRAGDISVSESEKVGVSILGRRFSDSLSIVPIKKRKILLVNSPSSTLQSTYSDDSDHLLESQLAFYLETLAYDKNHNKRNVADKLTILDDINEEAGDVDFSGMSILAAAACSCEIVSDTLNIGGIVSKGYSYKEELLEGTQGTQSHSLYEDKDRQSESTQDLQENCNIPVEECSAFKPTDDDNLQGSASQKNFTVSLQNDSDEIRSSVSDSRLHWDLNTAMDAWNSNFDAAVVSEPLPTDPACENLSHNEKLADFETFQDRVGNAESTCSTGLGESLENVADLPKDDCALLKSEVWEKPDSCNNNSMTDHDHVKRCCSLPYGDCLLEENVVTASVSLVNSSEETEVVYDQRNSLCSTELVSSVARDILGSLRDATLVIESIDKAKADADSGLMSETETSFCLLPCSGNTSSDFHNDAHNPHLNLVQSIRKPISDEKPNIVASNTESSSDDHSVANAEVEQLIDVSISQIEEHRVLNTDLESGDQSSVLAEKASDVLFDANAISNMVETCRSGEIVHCDDIDVTNGLHAEGSSREVDGSPCLLNGHHQSSLGSFYPDVLCSIITCVGKYEQSTTELKVDNDKCVGSVAPISVSADMTVKEIDVSLVDNAMNTQEAGKSYMDSCVNYSGEVAFNDHIHNYDSDASHLDACQANGMEKVDLLVDEDSQFEDGEFRESVLQSWGEDGAEEREAAHLDYGSDNRENAVLEAVSCFPDSLPSSIENMMGKSRDVSVAIHDGAANIMNSLFVVSQPSLKCLSKSASLDSGDGKKTSTDIGSKDCTGHLTVKMIGQGGFQDGENNRWPPACVRMKYSGWDQLPVACVHIGDGMLDTGIGSDKQDGKAGALDESGADESVGRSGLSFRRGFSSRVERPMSSDESHRQDSSSARITRRDSSSSRMTRSDDHGGLNTKVERNIGAPKSVGTGRSSQHPQRMVRDIHCFDASNHHHPKCPGSPGYCDAPSALPGSRNVAAAAAAKVESNGFVVAYDGTIAKAGGAGNAGRVVRQSTNASSQSRWGSQAETELACGVQRRFRSLKDMSPNRHFSVSRSQAGKYGHEMARDRYYRLVPDDRMNLSPPVHHSSRRYRSFSPHKGPLCLSRSRTGFPSRSRIRSPHLWTSPRRSEIGMNNVLGYSRGSRSLRARMERMRSPHLQSSVEDPMVGYGPTSRTFASPLHHSSWIDERDSSNHLREHDYRRRSRRSPYTKAFTNSKLDSVHSHGRSEPNGRHHHLHSGKIPEIAGLSRGYKCAGSDDRMGYGDRYQSLRPWSQENTNSSKKFFR from the exons ATGGTTGTGGAGCTTTCTCAGAGAATACAGAGTAACATGGGACTTGAACTTCCAAGACCTATAGATCCTCACTTGAAGTGGAAAACAACTGGTAAGGGCAGGCAAAGAGGTGCAAGACGAGCTAGAACTTCATATGCTTGGGGCAATCAGAAAAACCGTATGGTCAATAGTTTCAGGAGTGAGGGTATGATGCATAAGGGTCCGAAGAGAGCAGGAGATATTTCTGTCTCTGAGTCTGAGAAG GTTGGTGTCAGCATTCTTGGACGACGCTTCAGTGACTCCCTCAGTATTGTtcccataaagaaaaggaaaattctTTTAGTTAATTCTCCATCATCTACATTGCAGTCTACTTATTCAGATGATTCTGATCACTTACTAGAAAGCCAGCTTGCTTTTTATCTGGAAACTTTAGCATATGACAAAAATCATAACAAAAGAAATGTTGCTGATAAGTTGACTATTTTGGATGACATTAATGAAGAGGCCGGTGATGTAGATTTCTCTGGCATGTCAATATTGGCCGCTGCTGCCTGCAGTTGTGAAATAGTGAGTGACACCTTAAACATTGGAGGTATTGTTTCAAAAGGATATTCTTATAAAGAAGAACTTTTAGAAGGCACACAAGGTACCCAATCACATTCCTTATATGAAGATAAAGACCGGCAATCTGAATCTACTCAAGATTTACAAGAAAATTGTAACATCCCTGTGGAAGAATGTTCAGCATTCAAACCTACCGATGATGATAATCTCCAAGGGTCAGCGAGCCAAAAGAACTTCACAGTTTCATTGCAAAATGATTCTGATGAGATAAGATCCTCTGTCTCTGATTCTAGGCTTCACTGGGACCTTAACACTGCCATGGATGCCTGGAATAGCAATTTTGATGCAGCTGTAGTCTCCGAGCCACTTCCAACTGATCCTGCATGTGAAAATCTCAGTCACAATGAAAAGCTGGCAGATTTTGAAACTTTTCAGGATCGAGTTGGAAATGCAGAGAGCACATGCTCTACTGGACTTGGTGAAAGCTTGGAAAATGTGGCTGATCTCCCAAAGGATGACTGTGCATTGCTTAAGTCAGAGGTTTGGGAAAAACCTGATTCATGCAATAATAATTCAATGACTGATCATGATCACGTAAAGCGGTGCTGCTCTCTTCCTTATGGTGATTGTTTGCTCGAAGAGAATGTGGTTACTGCCTCAGTTTCTTTGGTCAACTCTTCTGAAGAAACTGAAGTTGTTTACGATCAAAGAAACAGCCTCTGTAGTACTGAACTTGTTTCTTCAGTAGCTAGAGATATTCTTGGTTCCTTGAGGGATGCCACTTTGGTAATTGAATCTATTGATAAAGCAAAGGCTGATGCAGACTCTGGCTTGATGTCAGAAACTGAAACATCATTTTGTCTTTTGCCTTGTAGTGGGAATACCAGCTCTGACTTCCATAATGATGCACATAATCCTCATCTGAATTTGGTACAATCAATCCGTAAGCCAATCTCCGATGAGAAACCAAATATAGTTGCATCCAATACTGAGAGCAGCTCTGATGATCATTCTGTGGCTAATGCTGAAGTAGAACAGCTTATTGACGTAAGCATCTCTCAGATTGAGGAGCATAGAGTTCTGAATACTGATTTAGAGAGTGGTGATCAGTCTTCTGTCCTTGCTGAGAAAGCTTCTGATGTTTTGTTTGATGCAAATGCTATCAGCAATATGGTGGAAACATGCCGATCTGGTGAAATTGTACATTGTGATGACATTGATGTCACCAATGGTCTGCATGCCGAGGGATCTTCCAGAGAAGTGGATGGGAGTCCATGCCTATTAAATGGTCATCATCAGAGCAGCTTAGGGTCATTCTATCCTGATGTGTTATGTTCTATAATCACATGTGTTGGCAAATATGAACAGTCTACAACAGAGCTAAAGGTTGACAATGATAAATGTGTTGGGTCTGTGGCACCTATTTCAGTTTCAGCTGATATGACAGTGAAAGAAATTGATGTCAGTTTGGTAGATAATGCTATGAATACTCAGGAGGCAGGCAAAAGCTACATGGATTCTTGTGTAAATTATTCTGGAGAAGTTGCTTTCAATGATCATATCCATAATTATGACTCAGATGCATCTCATCTTGATGCTTGCCAGGCCAATGGAATGGAAAAAGTCGACCTTCTGGTAGATGAGGACTCTCAATTTGAGGATGGCGAATTTAGGGAATCAGTTCTACAAAGTTGGGGAGAAGATGGAGCTGAGGAAAGGGAGGCTGCACATTTGGATTATGGCTCTGACAACAGAGAGAATGCTGTCCTTGAAGCAGTTTCTTGTTTCCCtgattctcttccttcttctattGAAAACATGATGGGTAAAAGCAGGGATGTGTCAGTTGCTATTCATGATGGAGCAGCTAACATTATGAATAGTTTGTTTGTTGTTTCTCAACCTTCATTGAAGTGCTTATCCAAATCAGCCTCTTTGGATTCAGGGGATGGGAAGAAAACTTCTACAGATATCGGTAGTAAGGATTGCACAGGTCATTTGACAGTGAAGATGATTGGACAGGGTGGATTTCAAGATGGTGAGAATAACAGGTGGCCTCCAGCTTGTGTGAGAATGAAATATTCAGGATGGGATCAGTTGCCTGTAGCCTGTGTACATATTGGAGATGGCATGTTGGACACTGGGATTGGCTCTGATAAACAAGATGGTAAAGCTGGTGCTTTGGATGAATCTGGTGCTGATGAATCGGTGGGAAGATCTGGTTTGTCATTCAGGAGAGGCTTCTCATCCCGAGTTGAGAGGCCGATGTCCTCAGATGAGTCACATAGGCAAGATAGTTCTTCTGCTAGAATAACCAGGCGAGATAGTTCTTCTTCTAGAATGACCAG ATCTGATGATCATGGTGGTCTAAATACGAAAGTTGAAAGGAATATTGGTGCTCCTAAATCAGTTGGGACGGGCAGATCATCTCAGCATCCTCAAAGGATGGTCAGAGACATACATTGCTTTGATGCTTCCAATCATCATCATCCCAAGTGTCCCGGTTCACCTGGTTACTGTGATGCACCTAGTGCTCTACCTGGATCAAGGAatgtggctgcagcagctgctgcaaAGGTGGAGAGTAATGGCTTTGTTGTTGCATATGATGGCACGATAGCTAAGGCAGGTGGTGCTGGAAATGCTGGTCGTGTGGTAAGACAATCTACCAATGCTTCATCACAAAGTAGATGGGGGTCACAAGCTGAGACAGAGCTTGCATGTGGTGTGCAGAGAAGATTCAGAAGTTTAAAGGACATGAGCCCTAACCGGCACTTCAGTGTCAGTAGGAGCCAGGCTGGTAAATATGGTCATGAAATGGCCAGGGACCGGTATTACAGGCTTGTGCCTGATGACAGAATGAACTTATCACCACCTGTGCACCATTCATCTAGGAGATACAGGAGCTTCTCTCCACACAAGGGGCCCCTTTGTCTATCTCGTTCTCGCACTGGATTTCCTTCAAGATCTAGAATTCGATCCCCTCATCTGTGGACATCCCCTAGGAGAAGTGAAATTGGGATGAATAATGTCTTGGGTTATTCCAGGGGCAGCAGGTCTCTCAGAGCCAGAATGGAGAGAATGAGGTCACCCCATTTACAATCTAGCGTTGAGGACCCCATGGTAGGGTATGGCCCCACATCGAGAACCTTTGCTTCCCCATTGCATCATTCAAGTTGGATTGATGAGAGGGATTCATCCAATCACCTCAGGGAGCATGATTACAGGCGGCGATCTAGAAGAAGTCCATATACTAAAGCTTTTACAAACTCGAAGCTTGACTCAGTGCATTCACACGGAAGATCAGAGCCTAATGGTCGCCATCATCATCTGCATTCTGGCAAGATCCCCGAGATCGCTGGTTTGAGTAGAGGATATAAATGTGCTGGAAGTGATGATAGAATGGGATATGGCGATAGGTATCAATCGCTCCGACCTTGGAGCCAAGAAAACACTAATAGCAGTAAAAAGTTCTTCAGGTAA
- the LOC103984447 gene encoding uncharacterized protein LOC103984447 isoform X2: protein MSILAAAACSCEIVSDTLNIGGIVSKGYSYKEELLEGTQGTQSHSLYEDKDRQSESTQDLQENCNIPVEECSAFKPTDDDNLQGSASQKNFTVSLQNDSDEIRSSVSDSRLHWDLNTAMDAWNSNFDAAVVSEPLPTDPACENLSHNEKLADFETFQDRVGNAESTCSTGLGESLENVADLPKDDCALLKSEVWEKPDSCNNNSMTDHDHVKRCCSLPYGDCLLEENVVTASVSLVNSSEETEVVYDQRNSLCSTELVSSVARDILGSLRDATLVIESIDKAKADADSGLMSETETSFCLLPCSGNTSSDFHNDAHNPHLNLVQSIRKPISDEKPNIVASNTESSSDDHSVANAEVEQLIDVSISQIEEHRVLNTDLESGDQSSVLAEKASDVLFDANAISNMVETCRSGEIVHCDDIDVTNGLHAEGSSREVDGSPCLLNGHHQSSLGSFYPDVLCSIITCVGKYEQSTTELKVDNDKCVGSVAPISVSADMTVKEIDVSLVDNAMNTQEAGKSYMDSCVNYSGEVAFNDHIHNYDSDASHLDACQANGMEKVDLLVDEDSQFEDGEFRESVLQSWGEDGAEEREAAHLDYGSDNRENAVLEAVSCFPDSLPSSIENMMGKSRDVSVAIHDGAANIMNSLFVVSQPSLKCLSKSASLDSGDGKKTSTDIGSKDCTGHLTVKMIGQGGFQDGENNRWPPACVRMKYSGWDQLPVACVHIGDGMLDTGIGSDKQDGKAGALDESGADESVGRSGLSFRRGFSSRVERPMSSDESHRQDSSSARITRRDSSSSRMTRSDDHGGLNTKVERNIGAPKSVGTGRSSQHPQRMVRDIHCFDASNHHHPKCPGSPGYCDAPSALPGSRNVAAAAAAKVESNGFVVAYDGTIAKAGGAGNAGRVVRQSTNASSQSRWGSQAETELACGVQRRFRSLKDMSPNRHFSVSRSQAGKYGHEMARDRYYRLVPDDRMNLSPPVHHSSRRYRSFSPHKGPLCLSRSRTGFPSRSRIRSPHLWTSPRRSEIGMNNVLGYSRGSRSLRARMERMRSPHLQSSVEDPMVGYGPTSRTFASPLHHSSWIDERDSSNHLREHDYRRRSRRSPYTKAFTNSKLDSVHSHGRSEPNGRHHHLHSGKIPEIAGLSRGYKCAGSDDRMGYGDRYQSLRPWSQENTNSSKKFFR from the exons ATGTCAATATTGGCCGCTGCTGCCTGCAGTTGTGAAATAGTGAGTGACACCTTAAACATTGGAGGTATTGTTTCAAAAGGATATTCTTATAAAGAAGAACTTTTAGAAGGCACACAAGGTACCCAATCACATTCCTTATATGAAGATAAAGACCGGCAATCTGAATCTACTCAAGATTTACAAGAAAATTGTAACATCCCTGTGGAAGAATGTTCAGCATTCAAACCTACCGATGATGATAATCTCCAAGGGTCAGCGAGCCAAAAGAACTTCACAGTTTCATTGCAAAATGATTCTGATGAGATAAGATCCTCTGTCTCTGATTCTAGGCTTCACTGGGACCTTAACACTGCCATGGATGCCTGGAATAGCAATTTTGATGCAGCTGTAGTCTCCGAGCCACTTCCAACTGATCCTGCATGTGAAAATCTCAGTCACAATGAAAAGCTGGCAGATTTTGAAACTTTTCAGGATCGAGTTGGAAATGCAGAGAGCACATGCTCTACTGGACTTGGTGAAAGCTTGGAAAATGTGGCTGATCTCCCAAAGGATGACTGTGCATTGCTTAAGTCAGAGGTTTGGGAAAAACCTGATTCATGCAATAATAATTCAATGACTGATCATGATCACGTAAAGCGGTGCTGCTCTCTTCCTTATGGTGATTGTTTGCTCGAAGAGAATGTGGTTACTGCCTCAGTTTCTTTGGTCAACTCTTCTGAAGAAACTGAAGTTGTTTACGATCAAAGAAACAGCCTCTGTAGTACTGAACTTGTTTCTTCAGTAGCTAGAGATATTCTTGGTTCCTTGAGGGATGCCACTTTGGTAATTGAATCTATTGATAAAGCAAAGGCTGATGCAGACTCTGGCTTGATGTCAGAAACTGAAACATCATTTTGTCTTTTGCCTTGTAGTGGGAATACCAGCTCTGACTTCCATAATGATGCACATAATCCTCATCTGAATTTGGTACAATCAATCCGTAAGCCAATCTCCGATGAGAAACCAAATATAGTTGCATCCAATACTGAGAGCAGCTCTGATGATCATTCTGTGGCTAATGCTGAAGTAGAACAGCTTATTGACGTAAGCATCTCTCAGATTGAGGAGCATAGAGTTCTGAATACTGATTTAGAGAGTGGTGATCAGTCTTCTGTCCTTGCTGAGAAAGCTTCTGATGTTTTGTTTGATGCAAATGCTATCAGCAATATGGTGGAAACATGCCGATCTGGTGAAATTGTACATTGTGATGACATTGATGTCACCAATGGTCTGCATGCCGAGGGATCTTCCAGAGAAGTGGATGGGAGTCCATGCCTATTAAATGGTCATCATCAGAGCAGCTTAGGGTCATTCTATCCTGATGTGTTATGTTCTATAATCACATGTGTTGGCAAATATGAACAGTCTACAACAGAGCTAAAGGTTGACAATGATAAATGTGTTGGGTCTGTGGCACCTATTTCAGTTTCAGCTGATATGACAGTGAAAGAAATTGATGTCAGTTTGGTAGATAATGCTATGAATACTCAGGAGGCAGGCAAAAGCTACATGGATTCTTGTGTAAATTATTCTGGAGAAGTTGCTTTCAATGATCATATCCATAATTATGACTCAGATGCATCTCATCTTGATGCTTGCCAGGCCAATGGAATGGAAAAAGTCGACCTTCTGGTAGATGAGGACTCTCAATTTGAGGATGGCGAATTTAGGGAATCAGTTCTACAAAGTTGGGGAGAAGATGGAGCTGAGGAAAGGGAGGCTGCACATTTGGATTATGGCTCTGACAACAGAGAGAATGCTGTCCTTGAAGCAGTTTCTTGTTTCCCtgattctcttccttcttctattGAAAACATGATGGGTAAAAGCAGGGATGTGTCAGTTGCTATTCATGATGGAGCAGCTAACATTATGAATAGTTTGTTTGTTGTTTCTCAACCTTCATTGAAGTGCTTATCCAAATCAGCCTCTTTGGATTCAGGGGATGGGAAGAAAACTTCTACAGATATCGGTAGTAAGGATTGCACAGGTCATTTGACAGTGAAGATGATTGGACAGGGTGGATTTCAAGATGGTGAGAATAACAGGTGGCCTCCAGCTTGTGTGAGAATGAAATATTCAGGATGGGATCAGTTGCCTGTAGCCTGTGTACATATTGGAGATGGCATGTTGGACACTGGGATTGGCTCTGATAAACAAGATGGTAAAGCTGGTGCTTTGGATGAATCTGGTGCTGATGAATCGGTGGGAAGATCTGGTTTGTCATTCAGGAGAGGCTTCTCATCCCGAGTTGAGAGGCCGATGTCCTCAGATGAGTCACATAGGCAAGATAGTTCTTCTGCTAGAATAACCAGGCGAGATAGTTCTTCTTCTAGAATGACCAG ATCTGATGATCATGGTGGTCTAAATACGAAAGTTGAAAGGAATATTGGTGCTCCTAAATCAGTTGGGACGGGCAGATCATCTCAGCATCCTCAAAGGATGGTCAGAGACATACATTGCTTTGATGCTTCCAATCATCATCATCCCAAGTGTCCCGGTTCACCTGGTTACTGTGATGCACCTAGTGCTCTACCTGGATCAAGGAatgtggctgcagcagctgctgcaaAGGTGGAGAGTAATGGCTTTGTTGTTGCATATGATGGCACGATAGCTAAGGCAGGTGGTGCTGGAAATGCTGGTCGTGTGGTAAGACAATCTACCAATGCTTCATCACAAAGTAGATGGGGGTCACAAGCTGAGACAGAGCTTGCATGTGGTGTGCAGAGAAGATTCAGAAGTTTAAAGGACATGAGCCCTAACCGGCACTTCAGTGTCAGTAGGAGCCAGGCTGGTAAATATGGTCATGAAATGGCCAGGGACCGGTATTACAGGCTTGTGCCTGATGACAGAATGAACTTATCACCACCTGTGCACCATTCATCTAGGAGATACAGGAGCTTCTCTCCACACAAGGGGCCCCTTTGTCTATCTCGTTCTCGCACTGGATTTCCTTCAAGATCTAGAATTCGATCCCCTCATCTGTGGACATCCCCTAGGAGAAGTGAAATTGGGATGAATAATGTCTTGGGTTATTCCAGGGGCAGCAGGTCTCTCAGAGCCAGAATGGAGAGAATGAGGTCACCCCATTTACAATCTAGCGTTGAGGACCCCATGGTAGGGTATGGCCCCACATCGAGAACCTTTGCTTCCCCATTGCATCATTCAAGTTGGATTGATGAGAGGGATTCATCCAATCACCTCAGGGAGCATGATTACAGGCGGCGATCTAGAAGAAGTCCATATACTAAAGCTTTTACAAACTCGAAGCTTGACTCAGTGCATTCACACGGAAGATCAGAGCCTAATGGTCGCCATCATCATCTGCATTCTGGCAAGATCCCCGAGATCGCTGGTTTGAGTAGAGGATATAAATGTGCTGGAAGTGATGATAGAATGGGATATGGCGATAGGTATCAATCGCTCCGACCTTGGAGCCAAGAAAACACTAATAGCAGTAAAAAGTTCTTCAGGTAA